The genomic stretch AATAGGAAGGCTCTGTTGTTTTTTTGTCCTTACAGGAAAGCAGAAACAAGGCTGTTAGAACAAAAGCGGAAAGTATTTTTTTCATGGTATATCAAATATAAAGAAACAGATGTAAATATACTATTTGGAATGTATCCTGCTTTTATGGACATATCCTTTTTTCCTTTCTTTAGAAACTACCAGCCACTAATCTCCACTTTGATCTAACACTTCAATTTGTTCTCCAGTGTTTATTTTTTGTAGGATTTGTGAGGAAGCATTTTTATCTTTTCTTAAATGAGTATAGCCATCAGCATCTTGGATGTAGTAGGTGGTTGCATTTTGAATTTTCTCCACTCTACATTTTTTGTTTCTTACATTTTCTTCAGGAATAGAGATTATTTTATCAGTCCATCCCGATTTTTGCAGATCAATATTTTGAGGCACATCGCAAATGTATTTTACTGCATCCAGAGAAACATCTGACATTGTTTTATAGAGAATGTTCCGAAGAATCCAGGTGTTTTTCTTCAGGATAATATTATATTCTTCTTCATAGTATCCACGGTCAGGAAAGTATGTTTTAACCGTGAATCCTTTATTTTCAGAAGAGGGAATGATATCATCAATGATGTTTCCTCCATCAGAAGAAAAGTTACTTGTTTCGAGTACTAACGTATATTTTCCTTGTCTATCTCCCAAAAAGACAAATAGATTTTCACCCTGATAAGGTTTGCTGCTTACAATTTTATCAGAGATACCATCTTTGTTAACATCAAAAGTTTTTATGAAATAATCATCATTATGGGTATAGGCTTCCAATGAAGTCCTGGGTGGTTTGTGTTTTATAATGCCCTTCCCAGTATTGTTCTTTTGCTGAGAAGGGCATTTGATATTAATGATCAGAAAAATGAATAGTAATATACTTTTCATTTTATTGATTTTGCTTCAGTTTCATTTTCAGTTGATCAATCTCTTCGTAGATAACTTTTCTTTGTTTCCATGGTAGGAAATACATGTAAAGCGCCATTTGCTGGAGTAATGCATTGCTTTTATAAACATGTCCGTATTCTTCATCTTTATCTTTGTAAAGTGAAACAATATTCTTTAGCTGGGTAATTTGCTTAAACGCATAGCGCCAATCATCATAAAGTATATTTTCATCTACAACTGTTACAAAGTTTAACTTTTCATTACAGGTGTACCAAATTTTCAGTTGATCTTCAGTAATTATGTTATTAACAATGTTAGCCTCCCTTGTGAAGAAGGATGGTTTATAAAAATCCGTTTGTGAAATATAATTATCCAGTATATTCTCAATTTTACTCACCGTTGCCATGCTGCTGATATTATCTTTGTTGATTCCTGTATTTAGGTATTTATACAAAAGTATTTTTTGATATTCTTTATCTTCGGAGTTCTGACTTTCAGTATTGTTTGGAGGTAGTAATGCCGATAGTTCATTTAAAAAATCAATTGTAGTAACATTTTCATTACCTGATAATATTTTGACTTCTTTAATCAATGACCATTTTCCATTATTAAATAAATAATATTTTTTGATCAATGGATAAGTGTGTATTAATTCCCCGTTTTTTTCTTTAATGTATTTTGGAATAATATAATCGGCAAAAATATAGTAATCATCAATATTTGTATTGAGCTTTTTATCAATAAGTTTATCTAAATTCATTAAATACTTTTCATCTGGTGATTCCTCATAAGAGAGTCCATTTTTAGCATCAAAATTATACCAGGACTGTTGTATTTCCTTGGTTTTCCCCAGGTAAAATATATTAAATTGACCTGTTTTATTATCATAAAAGGATTTTATAGGAATTTGATTATTAGCATCTAATGAATAAGTTGCGTTGTATTTTTTATCAAAAAAGTTAATGTTATGAAATTCTACCTTAACTTTATTTGATGTATCAACTTTATCCTGTTGCTTTTCATTCTGCCCTTTACAACTGATGAAAAATATTGTAATAAAAAGTATTTTTAAAAGTTTACTTAGCTTAGTTTCCATTTTTATCAAATTTTGTTTTCATGAATTGTTCCGGATCAATTCTTTTGTCTTTAACAATCATACACTTTAAGTCTTTTACTGATGTTATCTGAGTTCCTGCTTCAATGTGAACGTGTCTTACAGATACATCAACGTGCATAGCATTACCGGTGCTGCCTGATAAACCTATCGGATCATTATGTTTTACTTTTTGCCCCACTTTAACACTAACTTTTGAAAGGTGTGCGTAGAAAAAGTATACCGTTCCAAATCCATCAATATCTGATTTTATCATGATTGTATTTCCATAACTTGTAGGGCTTTCATATCCTTTTACACTATCATCCTGAGGTAAATCGGTTCTGATATGAACAACTTCCCCACATGTTAAAGAGTGAAGAGGGGTTCCTACTTTTGTTAGGATGTCTGTCGCTCCATGATAATAAGTATAAGTTACGTTTTTTCCATTTACTTTCTTAGTTCTTACCCTAGGAATCCCATGGAATCTATTTTTATTTTTTCCTCCCTGAGTATTAAGAACAGGATTAGGTACAACATCTGCAAAATGTATACATTTTCCGTTTGGACATTGATCATCATTTGTAGGAGTAGGGGAGCTTGGGACAGCTTTTATTGGAGCTGCTTCCTCACATTCTCCAAGGTTATTTTCTGTTTTTTCGCCAGGTTTTACATTGAGATATTTTGCTATTCCATTGGCAATAGCATTACCAATTTCTTGAGAATGTTCCCTTAGATACTTTGTATTTGTATCCGATACAGATCCCATTTCTATAAGTACTCCGGCATTATCTGCTCCATCTACACCCCTTAAAATTCCTAATGACGAATAGTTAGTATGGGGTACTGTAGCTTCCCGTAATTCAGCTTTTCTTCCAATTTTAATTAATTCTTCTTTGATATATTTTCCTAAAGTTAGAGAATTTTTTAAAAATTCTGGAGATGATCCTCCTGCAACGGATGTATAACCTTCTTTTGGTTTTTTAGGATTAATTAATTTATTAAGTTTGGCAGGATGGTACATAATTAAGAAGGTATCACCAACTGAATTAAGGTGATGACTTACCATTACTTTACCATTGTTATTTTTAAAAACATTCGCTCTAAAGGTCACCTGGTCAACTTTTTGACTTGGAAGAACAGTAGTCCTTGTTCTTGTATTTTTTATTCCAAGTTTTGCTAAGCTTTCGGCAGTTTTAGTTTCAACTTCTAAAGTCATTACTGATTCTGTATCAGGGCCACTGCCTGCTCCAGGGTCACCACCAATTCCATGTCCAGCATCAGTAATAACAACAGCATCTGATTTTGATTTTGTGTCAGTACTGTTTTGTGGCTGTGTTGTGGATCCTTTAGTAAATATTTCCGGTATTCCTTTGGTGATAAAAGGTTGAATAGATAATGCGATTTCAGATTTTGAGATTTTTCCATCTTTAAAAGTATCCATACCAGAATTCGTGGAGTATTTATCAACCCGCTTCTGTCTGACTTTCTCACTATCACTGGCAAGCCCTATTTCATTTTTAAACTTTTCCAACCCAAATACATAATGTTCAGGTTTTAACATTGACGCTGGAAATAATACCTTAAGATAAAAATCTACAAACTCTAGTTTTTTTCCTCGTATATCTTCAAAATATTTTTTCACATAATCCAGTTGATCCTCAGGTTTCATTTCTGCAAATTCCTTAACCCGAGGTAAATTGTGCAACTTTGGATCTTTAGAATTAAAATAATTGGGAACCGTTTCCATTGTACATTTACCCAAATACTCTTGGGCTCTTTCAGGTAAAAACTGAATTAATCCGGTAGCTCCTGACCCTTTTCTATTGGGAATATCTGTTTTAAATGTTTCTCCTGTTTCCCATGCAAAAACTGCCATGAGATTATTAGCCATATTTTTATAGTCATTAGGCCAAAGGTCTTTTGCAATGGCTACAACTTTCTTCCTGAACTTACAGCTTACTTTTTTCCCCCATATTAATTTGAATTCTTCACACTCACATACCTTATTGGCTGGAAGAGTATCTTTTTCTTTATTGGTAGGAGTGGTTCCGTTATCCTGCTTCTTTGGAGCTTCCAGTGGATCTACACTAATAGCTTTTGATTGAGTTGAAATATTAAGGAAGATGACTTCTGCAAAAATTTCATGTTGGCCACCTTTCCAGTATTCACCATTATTTGTTTTAGGATCGTTAATGCCACCGGATTTTTGCATTTCATCAGTTAGAGGAATGGTAATTTCTTCCTTATTTTCCTTAAAGGTCTGAGGACGATTGTACAAAGGTTTGTTATTTCCGGAACTATCATGTTCCCAGATTTTCAGAACATAATTTTTACCCGCAATATCATTTCCTTCTATAAGAATTTTTATGGACTCTCCTGATTTAGGATTTTGAGTAAATTCTTTACCGTTTTTATCGGTCAGTTTTATTTTTGTTATTGCCCCTTGTTTATCAGGTTGATTATTGGGTGAATTAGGTCTTGTTGATCCTTTAGGAGTATCCGGATTAGGCTGAGGAGAAGGTTGTGGCAAGGTCTGAGCACCGGTAGGCTGCTTCACTGGTGGAGTAGGAGCTTTATACTCGGGGTTATTGGCATTCACATTATCTGAAGCTCCTATTTTCCCGTTATAATTTGCTGTAACGTAATATTCATGCTGTTTGGTATCATCCTCTCTTTTATTGGCAATAGAAATATAAGTATCAAGCAGTCCAAAATTCCAGCGGGCATAGCCTTTACTGTCTACCTGTATAGGAGACGACTTTGTGATAAACTGATTTTTCGGATTGTGACCTTTACTATTTTCATCATCTTCCCAAAGAGTGAATGTGATGTTTTCTCCTTCCAGTCCCTGACATTTAGCAATGGCTCTGAGCTGATCTTTATAATTTAATGCTTTGGATATAGGAGAACCATCCTGGTAAACAAGTTTTACTTCAAGAATTTTTTTCTCTTTAGGAGGGGCCTGTGTACTATTTTTCTGAGGTTTTACAATGATAGACATTGGTTCTTTTCCTTCAGGATGATGGATGTATCCCTCTATTCTGTAGATATATTTCCATGCATCCTTTCTGAATGTAAATTCGCCAATGCCTTGTTTCTTGATATTGGTTGTTGTAAACTTTCCGTTATCTCTTTTCCTGAATAGTTCCCAGGTTACTAAAGATTCTTTTCGTTCTTTAGCCGGAGTAGTAGGATACCATTCGGTTACTTTATATATTGTTTTTTCTCCTGTTTTTGGAGAAGGATTTCCTATAATTTTTAAAACACCTTTTTTTGCCATGATTTTTTAGTTTTTAAGAGTTACCGTTACCAAGCTTCTGCCTCATTTTCTTCGTTTTCTTCTTTAAATTCATCAAAATCTACAACAGGATTATAAACCTGTTGTTCACGGGAATCAGCATTGGCTGCATGGCTTTTGCTGACCTCAGTTTGTTGGCCATGTTTGAGTATGGTAATTTTTCCACCAGTGCTGCACATCAGTTCCGAAATTTCCGTAAGACAGCTTTTCCCCATGATTTTTACTTTTTCATAAGGTTTTTGCCATTTTCCGGCTGGAGCATAGGCACAGGGAAGATACCCTCCTGCAGAAGGCTTGAGCTTACATTGTCCAAAAGGTTGAGTTGGTGGGTCAAACTGTAAGTCATCTTCGGTTACTGCAAGATAATCAGCTTGTCCTTCAGCATTGTTCCAATAATGCTTTTGTTGGCTGGTCACTTTAAATTTAGGAAACTTGAATCCCTGATTGCATTGTACTGTTCCTTTTTGTACTATGAAATATTTACCTTCATGAGGATCAGAACCTCCGCTTTCTTGTTTCTGATCTTTACTTTCCTGCTTCTTGTTTGGTTTTCCTTGCTCTTTTTCATAGGCTTGTCTTTCATTCTGTGTCTCACTGGAGGAAGTGTCATTTTGTGATGTATTATCTGCTGAGTCATCCTGAGAAGATGGAGCAGCAGAGTCCTGCGGATCCGTTTCTTCGTTTGTCAATTCAGGATCATCAGGAATAAGAATGCTCTTTCCCGGAATGGGTTCCTGCATGACATCTCCTGCGGGGCAGTTAAGATTATGATAGGTTTTTAAAACATTCTCATTTTTTAATTTAAACTGCCGGGCTAATGAACTGAAAGTATCGCCCTGCTGTATGACATAATTTTTCATATTTATCCTTGTGTTATGGTGATTGTGTGTTGCTTGATGTGCATTCCCTCATGCCAGAGATTTATTGTACATCTTGCATGGGTAAGGGTTTTATTCTTTTTGTGGGTGTTGTATTCTATAATAATTTCTCCGGAGACCGGATGTTCGGCAGCTTCATTACGCTTTTGGCCGGTTTTTAATTCCTGTAAACTGTAAAGTTCAACAATATTTCCTCTTATAATAGTGGTCAGAAATAGAGTATCTTCATCTTCCTGTTCAATTTCCAGATTACATTGTACAGGAAAAGAATTTTGGAAAAAGTAAAATGGTTCTGTCCAGCTTAATTCTCTTCCAAACCAGTCCATTTTGGGAAATAAAGTTTGAAATAGAAGTGTACTTTGAAACTGGTGTAGAAAAAAAGATTCATCTGAAATACTTTTTTCAAAAGTGTTGATGTATTTCATGGAAACTTCCCCCATATAAAAACCTTCAATATCCTGACGCTTTTCAGTAAAGGTTTGAGTAACTTTTTTATGGTCTGCAAGTCCGGTAATGTTACCTGAATCACTTAGGATAAAATCAATGGGCATGATACTTTTCATACAAGCAATAGAAAGCTCACTCATCTTATTATCCGGAGTTTTACCATTAGTCTTAAATTGATCCTGACGGTAAGAAACGATATAAAGACTTTTATTCTGGTCTTTACGAACATCAAGATTAATCCTGTAATCTATTGTTAAAGGTGTTTCAAACGGGCTTTCAAAACTTTCAGAGACGTTATAGGTCTTTGCGAAAAAAGAATCTGACTGCTGTGAAGACGGAAGTGTATCTGTTCTTTCCTGATCCTTTTGTTTTTCAGTTTTAATATGGATGGGAACGAGAATACTTTTCACTTCATTAAGATGTTCAAACCAAATCCTGTTCATTCTCTGGCAATGGGAATTATGAAATGATTTAAGTTCCTCTCCGGTTATGCCCAACCGGGAAGCAATGGAATTCAGGGTATCTCCGTTACGAACCTTATATTCTAAAAAATCAATATCCATTGAACGTGAATTATAGTATAAAACTATTAAAAAACTAAATTTGAAATGAATTTTCAAGGTTAAATTTTAAAAATTGTAGTAAAACTACGACAAAGGATTTCTCAGGTATTTTAATTCAAAGCCAAACGAAGATTTATTAATTTTGTGAAATGAGAGGTCATGGAGCAGTATGCCATTTCTGACCTCTAAACATAATGCTATGAAAAATAAATATTTACAGAGCCTTTTTATCTTATTGATCGTATTCCAGCCTGGATATGCAGGAAATCTACGATGTACATTCTCCAAAATTGATGTAACCAAGCAAGATACCATAAGAATAAAAGAAAGCCTTAATGAAGAAGATATTGAGCCTAATGAATATCTGAAGGACCGTTTGAAACCTATTCAGGCTAACTTTAAGAGAATCAATTCTATTACAAAGTGGAGTTCTATTAAAAAGAAAAATATTGAAGGAGAGTCTGCTGAAGGGGGAGAAGCCACCTATTACTATAAAAACAACCGTTTGGAAAAAGTAATGGCAAGACATTACGGAGAAACGGGACAAGTCTTGATTGAATATTATCTGCTGAATGGAAAGCTATCTTTTGTTTTCGAAAAAGACTATGAGTACAACCGTCCGCTTTTCTATGATAAGAAGGCGATGAAAGAAAATAATGATACAGAAGCTTTCGCTTTTGAAAAATCAGAGATCACTGAAACCCGTAATTATTTTGAAGGCGGATCTCTGCTGCATATTGTTAACAGTCAGGATTGCGGAGCTCCTTTCAGTGGAGATTATATGAGAGAAGAGGATAAAAGAATGAAAGATGATTTTAAAAGGCTTCTGAAACTGGAGAAAGAAAAATGAAAATTCTCATTTTTACCACATGAGAGAAAAGATCATCAGACTCAAAATGAATCATTTTAATCTTGAAAATCAAAGATTTTCAAAAACTTAAGTGTCCTTTTCATACACTAAACATTAAACTTCAAAAACTTAAGTGTCTAAAAACTTTTGTGCCTTTTGTGGTTTTAAAAAGTTTTATTTTACTTCCTTAATAAGAGAAATACGCTCCTCAACCTCTTTAATTTTAGTGATCCAGTAATTGATACCTTCCTGATTGGTTACAGTTTCTTTAAAGGCATTACGGTTTACCGTCCACAGTTCAGATCTGTTTTTTTGATACTCAATTTCGCGTTCCCTTTTTGTTTCCGGTTCTATGCGGTATCTCCAATAGACCAATGATTGCATGTATTCTGCCCGTATTTTTTCAAAGTAAGCGATAATGGCTTTACGGTCCTGAGGAATATATCCCGGGCCGGAACAGCCACAGGAATGGAAAGTAATTCCTACCGTATAAAGATCCCGGATATGTGCCCATTGTTTATGATCATTTTTTGCCGGTGATTCAAAGTCCAAACCCATATTGGCCATCAGGTTCCCACATTCAGGGCACTTGGCTTCCACAGAGATCTTGGTATCTCTGTCTACATCTTTTAATACACGACGTTTGAAGGTTTTCTGACAGTTGAAACAGGCATAATGACATTTGTAAACCATCATGGCATATCGACACATAGGATAATCGTTGTTTTTTTAGTTATTAATTACTTTTTTTCTCTTCATAGCTGATTCCCATAAAACTGCTGGCACTTCGTGGATCATAAACTGACCAGACGGTTCCCCATGGAAAAATGAAAGTACAGCTTGGATAAGGTGTTTTCTTTTTTCGGGTTGGAGGCACTTCCAAAACTATGCTCAGGAACTTGTTATTACGGTAAAATACCTGCATTTCCTTTTCTTCCGTCCATTCATTCCAGTCTTTGGCATCCGTGCTTTCCCATGTATTCATGTGCATGCTGTGCAGCTGGTCTCCCAAAAAGCAGAGACTGAAAGAGAGCTGATAGCCTTCAACCTCTATGCTCTTGAAATAATACCAAAAATATCCGGTTTTCACATCCCACATATTCTGATATTTTTCTTTATAAAAATCAGTCTTTTTCAGCTGATCCAGCGGCATTCCCTTGTACAGTTGAGTACTGAAATCCTTCAGTTCCAGAGCTCCGGTTTCATTGTTAACCAGCATATTCAAAAAAATTGAAGCTATAAATATACCCGTTTTTTCTTTACAGACAACGAATAATATTTACAGCTTCCAGTAGAAATAGAAAATATCGGTGTTACGGATTTGATATAATTAAGGTTGAAGGAATATCAGACAACCATAGACTCTTCGTATCAATCAGGTTTTTCCAGCTTTTACTGCTGATAAGCATCAGATCCTGAGCGTTCAGGAATTCTTTCTCAATTTTT from Chryseobacterium indologenes encodes the following:
- a CDS encoding N-acetylmuramoyl-L-alanine amidase, which translates into the protein MAKKGVLKIIGNPSPKTGEKTIYKVTEWYPTTPAKERKESLVTWELFRKRDNGKFTTTNIKKQGIGEFTFRKDAWKYIYRIEGYIHHPEGKEPMSIIVKPQKNSTQAPPKEKKILEVKLVYQDGSPISKALNYKDQLRAIAKCQGLEGENITFTLWEDDENSKGHNPKNQFITKSSPIQVDSKGYARWNFGLLDTYISIANKREDDTKQHEYYVTANYNGKIGASDNVNANNPEYKAPTPPVKQPTGAQTLPQPSPQPNPDTPKGSTRPNSPNNQPDKQGAITKIKLTDKNGKEFTQNPKSGESIKILIEGNDIAGKNYVLKIWEHDSSGNNKPLYNRPQTFKENKEEITIPLTDEMQKSGGINDPKTNNGEYWKGGQHEIFAEVIFLNISTQSKAISVDPLEAPKKQDNGTTPTNKEKDTLPANKVCECEEFKLIWGKKVSCKFRKKVVAIAKDLWPNDYKNMANNLMAVFAWETGETFKTDIPNRKGSGATGLIQFLPERAQEYLGKCTMETVPNYFNSKDPKLHNLPRVKEFAEMKPEDQLDYVKKYFEDIRGKKLEFVDFYLKVLFPASMLKPEHYVFGLEKFKNEIGLASDSEKVRQKRVDKYSTNSGMDTFKDGKISKSEIALSIQPFITKGIPEIFTKGSTTQPQNSTDTKSKSDAVVITDAGHGIGGDPGAGSGPDTESVMTLEVETKTAESLAKLGIKNTRTRTTVLPSQKVDQVTFRANVFKNNNGKVMVSHHLNSVGDTFLIMYHPAKLNKLINPKKPKEGYTSVAGGSSPEFLKNSLTLGKYIKEELIKIGRKAELREATVPHTNYSSLGILRGVDGADNAGVLIEMGSVSDTNTKYLREHSQEIGNAIANGIAKYLNVKPGEKTENNLGECEEAAPIKAVPSSPTPTNDDQCPNGKCIHFADVVPNPVLNTQGGKNKNRFHGIPRVRTKKVNGKNVTYTYYHGATDILTKVGTPLHSLTCGEVVHIRTDLPQDDSVKGYESPTSYGNTIMIKSDIDGFGTVYFFYAHLSKVSVKVGQKVKHNDPIGLSGSTGNAMHVDVSVRHVHIEAGTQITSVKDLKCMIVKDKRIDPEQFMKTKFDKNGN
- a CDS encoding DUF4280 and LysM peptidoglycan-binding domain-containing protein, which encodes MKNYVIQQGDTFSSLARQFKLKNENVLKTYHNLNCPAGDVMQEPIPGKSILIPDDPELTNEETDPQDSAAPSSQDDSADNTSQNDTSSSETQNERQAYEKEQGKPNKKQESKDQKQESGGSDPHEGKYFIVQKGTVQCNQGFKFPKFKVTSQQKHYWNNAEGQADYLAVTEDDLQFDPPTQPFGQCKLKPSAGGYLPCAYAPAGKWQKPYEKVKIMGKSCLTEISELMCSTGGKITILKHGQQTEVSKSHAANADSREQQVYNPVVDFDEFKEENEENEAEAW
- a CDS encoding LysM peptidoglycan-binding domain-containing protein, coding for MDIDFLEYKVRNGDTLNSIASRLGITGEELKSFHNSHCQRMNRIWFEHLNEVKSILVPIHIKTEKQKDQERTDTLPSSQQSDSFFAKTYNVSESFESPFETPLTIDYRINLDVRKDQNKSLYIVSYRQDQFKTNGKTPDNKMSELSIACMKSIMPIDFILSDSGNITGLADHKKVTQTFTEKRQDIEGFYMGEVSMKYINTFEKSISDESFFLHQFQSTLLFQTLFPKMDWFGRELSWTEPFYFFQNSFPVQCNLEIEQEDEDTLFLTTIIRGNIVELYSLQELKTGQKRNEAAEHPVSGEIIIEYNTHKKNKTLTHARCTINLWHEGMHIKQHTITITQG